One window of the Salvia miltiorrhiza cultivar Shanhuang (shh) chromosome 6, IMPLAD_Smil_shh, whole genome shotgun sequence genome contains the following:
- the LOC130990995 gene encoding LOW QUALITY PROTEIN: uncharacterized protein LOC130990995 (The sequence of the model RefSeq protein was modified relative to this genomic sequence to represent the inferred CDS: inserted 2 bases in 1 codon; substituted 1 base at 1 genomic stop codon): MNYHAAGSSYIFSSSSSSSDELEEILNECDVEHQLMSQHILSNKFHCSKPYXKSKCYNNXHRGSVPGRRMIHRDREVAAQRLFNDYFSENPTFNEGMFRRRFRMSRNLFLRIVDAVKNHNSYFRQGRDCTGRLGLSTLQKITVAFRILAYGVPADATDEYINIGESTAIKCVKKFCRVIVEIFSSQYLRSPTSSDVARLLYIGQQRGFPGIGITPPANYVIQGKEYSVGYYLADGIYPKWSTLVQTIHEPRTAKKKHFATRQESCRKDVERAFGVLQSRFAIVANPARFWQKKHLELIMKSCIIMHNMIIEDERDLSAPIQEMREVLTPDVETVPNEARQFQEFLARYRSIKDKSAHLALRDALVDHLWEEYSNFEH; the protein is encoded by the exons ATGAATTATCATGCTGCTGGCTCttcttatatattttcttcttcaagCTCATCATCAGATGAGCTTGAAGAAATACTCAATGAATGTGATGTTGAACATCAATTGATGTCTCAACATATTTTGtcaaataaatttcattgtAGCAAGCCTTATTGAAAATCAAAGTGCTACAACAA CCACAGAGGCTCAGTTCCTGGTCGCAGGATGATCCATCGTGATCGAGAAGTGGCTGCCCAACGTCTGTTCAACGATTATTTTTCTGAAAATCCAACATTTAATGAAGGAATGTTTCGTAGACGTTTTCGAATGTCTCGAAATTTATTCCTTCGTATTGTTGATGCTGTAAAAAATCATAATAGTTACTTTCGGCAAGGAAGGGATTGCACTGGTAGATTGGGCTTGTCCACACTGCAAAAAATAACCGTTGCATTTCGGATATTAGCATATGGGGTACCTGCAGATGCCACCGATGAGTACATCAACATTGGTGAGTCAACTGCAATTAAATGTGTCAAGAAATTTTGTCGTGTAATTGTGGAAATATTTTCAAGTCAATATCTTAGATCTCCTACTTCTAGTGATGTTGCTAGACTATTATATATTGGTCAACAACGTGGTTTTCCAGGAAT AGGTATCACTCCACCTGCAAATTATGTAATACAGGGAAAAGAGTATAGTGTGGGTTATTATTTAGCTGACGGAATATATCCGAAATGGTCCACACTTGTGCAAACTATACATGAACCACGTACTGCAAAGAAAAAACATTTTGCTACGAGACAAGAGTCGTGTAGAAAAGATGTGGAACGTGCATTTGGAGTTCTTCAAAGTCGATTTGCAATTGTTGCAAATCCAGCCCGTTTTTGGCAAaagaaacatttagagcttatcATGAAATCCTGCATTATCATGCACAATATGATAATTGAGGATGAAAGAGACTTGTCTGCACCAATTCAAGAGATGAGAGAAGTCCTAACTCCAGATGTCGAAACGGTGCCAAATGAAGCACGTCAGTTTCAAGAATTTCTTGCACGCTATCGAAGCATCAAAGATAAATCAGCTCATCTTGCACTTCGTGATGCATTGGTCGATCATTTGTGGGAAgaatattcaaattttgaacacTAA